The following are from one region of the Bacillus thuringiensis genome:
- a CDS encoding alpha/beta-type small acid-soluble spore protein — MANNNSGSRNELLVRGAESAIDQMKYEIAQEFGVQLGADATARSNGSVGGEITKRLVAMAEQQLGGGFTR, encoded by the coding sequence ATGGCAAACAATAATAGTGGAAGCCGTAACGAATTATTAGTTCGTGGTGCTGAAAGTGCAATCGATCAAATGAAATATGAAATCGCACAAGAGTTTGGTGTGCAACTTGGTGCAGACGCAACAGCTCGTTCAAATGGATCTGTTGGTGGTGAAATCACAAAACGTCTAGTAGCAATGGCTGAACAACAACTTGGCGGTGGATTCACTCGCTAA
- the colA gene encoding collagenase ColA, protein MNKNLKFTQMMIGISTMALSFGSIQTQVSAEETASYNILQMKPMGTETSKDEIVHATTADETLTFEERLKVGDFSQRPTLVMKRDESQLKQSYTLAELNKMPNSELIDTLSKISWNQITDLFQFNQDTKAFYQNKERMNVIINELGQRGKTFTKENSKGIETFVEVLRSAFYVGYYNNELSYLKERSFHDKCLPALKAIAKNPNFTLGTAEQDRVVAAYGKLIGNASSDTETVQYAVNVLKQYNDNLSTYVSNYAKGQAVYEIVKGIDYDIQSYLQDTNKQPNETMWYGKIDNFINEVNRIALVGNITNENSWLINNGIYYAGRLGKFHSNPYKGLEVITQAMSLYPRLSGPYFVAVEQIKTNYGGKDYSGNAVDLQKVREEGKRQYLPKTYTFDDGSIVFKTGDKVTEEKIKRLYWAAKEVKAQYHRVIGNDKALEPGNADDVLTIVIYNNPDEYQLNRQLYGYETNNGGIYIEEKGTFFTYERTPKQSIYSLEELFRHEFTHYLQGRYEVPGLFGSGEMYQNERLTWFQEGNAEFFAGSTRTDNVVPRKSMISGLSSDPASRYTAKQTLFSKYGSWDFYKYSFALQSYLYNHQFETFEKLQDLIRANDVKNYDSYRESLSNNTQLNAEYQAYMQQLIDNQDKYNVPQVTNDYLIQHAPKPLAEVKNEIVDVANIKDAKITKYESQFFNTFTVEGKYTGGTSKGESEDWKTMSKQVNRTLEQLSQKGWSGYKTVTAYFVNYRVNAANQFEYDIVFHGVATEEKEKTNTIVNMNGPYSGIVNEEIQFHSDGTESENGKIISYLWNFGDGTTSTEANPTHVYGEKGTYTVELTVKDSRGKESKEKTKVTVKQDPQTGGSLEEEKVLPFNTLVKGNLVTPDQTDVYTFNVTDPKEVDISVVNEQNIGMTWVLYHESDIQNYVACGEDEGNTIKGKFVAKPGKYYLNVYKFDDKNGEYSLFVK, encoded by the coding sequence ATGAACAAGAATTTAAAATTTACTCAAATGATGATCGGGATTAGCACGATGGCATTATCATTTGGAAGTATTCAAACACAGGTATCAGCAGAAGAAACAGCATCCTATAATATCTTACAGATGAAACCAATGGGGACAGAAACTTCAAAAGATGAAATTGTACATGCTACAACAGCGGACGAAACATTGACTTTTGAAGAGCGTTTAAAAGTAGGCGATTTTTCACAACGTCCTACTCTAGTTATGAAACGTGATGAAAGTCAATTAAAGCAAAGCTACACTCTGGCAGAACTGAATAAAATGCCTAATAGCGAACTCATTGATACATTATCAAAAATTTCTTGGAATCAAATTACGGATTTATTTCAATTCAATCAAGATACGAAAGCATTTTATCAGAATAAAGAACGCATGAACGTTATCATTAATGAATTAGGACAACGAGGAAAGACGTTTACGAAAGAAAACTCAAAGGGCATTGAAACATTTGTTGAAGTATTACGTTCTGCTTTTTATGTGGGATATTATAATAATGAATTAAGTTACTTAAAAGAGAGAAGCTTCCATGACAAATGTTTACCAGCATTGAAAGCGATTGCGAAAAATCCAAACTTTACATTAGGTACAGCTGAGCAAGATAGAGTAGTAGCTGCGTATGGAAAATTAATTGGTAATGCCTCTAGTGATACTGAAACAGTACAGTATGCGGTAAATGTTTTAAAACAATATAATGATAATCTTTCAACGTATGTAAGCAATTATGCGAAAGGACAAGCCGTATATGAAATTGTAAAAGGAATTGATTATGATATACAGTCTTATTTGCAGGATACGAATAAGCAACCTAATGAAACAATGTGGTATGGAAAGATTGATAACTTTATAAATGAGGTTAATAGAATTGCTCTCGTGGGGAATATAACAAATGAAAATAGTTGGCTAATTAATAATGGCATTTATTATGCAGGTCGTTTAGGGAAATTTCATAGTAATCCATACAAAGGATTGGAAGTTATTACACAAGCGATGAGCTTGTATCCTCGTCTAAGTGGACCTTATTTTGTAGCAGTAGAACAAATTAAAACAAACTATGGTGGAAAAGATTATAGTGGAAATGCAGTAGATCTACAGAAAGTACGTGAAGAAGGGAAACGACAATACTTACCTAAAACATATACATTTGATGACGGATCAATTGTCTTCAAAACAGGAGATAAAGTAACAGAAGAAAAAATTAAGAGATTATATTGGGCAGCCAAAGAAGTAAAAGCACAATATCACCGTGTAATTGGTAATGATAAAGCACTAGAACCGGGTAACGCTGATGATGTACTAACAATAGTAATTTATAATAATCCAGATGAATATCAATTAAATAGACAATTATATGGATATGAAACAAACAACGGTGGAATTTATATTGAAGAGAAGGGGACCTTCTTTACATATGAGCGTACGCCAAAGCAGAGTATTTATAGTTTAGAAGAGTTATTCCGTCATGAATTTACTCATTATTTACAAGGAAGATATGAGGTTCCTGGTTTATTTGGAAGCGGAGAAATGTATCAAAATGAACGATTAACTTGGTTCCAAGAAGGGAATGCAGAATTTTTTGCAGGATCTACACGTACAGATAATGTTGTTCCGCGTAAAAGTATGATAAGTGGCTTATCATCTGATCCAGCAAGCCGTTATACAGCAAAGCAAACTTTGTTCTCAAAATATGGATCATGGGACTTTTATAAGTATTCCTTTGCACTACAGTCATATTTGTATAATCATCAATTTGAAACATTTGAGAAGCTTCAAGATTTAATCCGTGCAAACGATGTGAAAAATTATGACTCATATCGTGAATCATTGAGCAACAATACACAATTGAATGCAGAATATCAAGCGTATATGCAGCAGTTGATTGATAATCAAGATAAATATAATGTACCGCAAGTAACAAATGATTATTTAATTCAACACGCACCAAAGCCGCTAGCTGAAGTGAAAAACGAAATTGTGGATGTAGCAAATATAAAAGATGCAAAAATTACAAAATATGAGTCGCAATTCTTTAATACATTTACTGTGGAAGGCAAGTACACAGGTGGTACATCAAAAGGTGAGTCTGAAGATTGGAAAACGATGAGTAAACAAGTAAATCGAACTTTGGAGCAGTTATCCCAAAAAGGTTGGAGTGGTTATAAAACAGTTACAGCCTATTTCGTAAACTATCGTGTGAATGCAGCTAACCAGTTTGAATATGATATTGTTTTTCATGGTGTTGCAACAGAGGAAAAGGAAAAAACAAATACTATAGTAAATATGAATGGACCATACAGCGGGATAGTAAATGAAGAAATTCAATTCCATAGCGATGGTACAGAAAGTGAAAACGGAAAAATTATTTCTTATCTATGGAACTTTGGAGATGGTACAACAAGTACAGAAGCCAATCCTACCCATGTATATGGAGAAAAAGGAACATATACTGTGGAACTAACAGTGAAAGATAGTAGAGGAAAAGAAAGTAAAGAAAAAACAAAAGTTACTGTAAAACAAGATCCGCAAACAGGTGGATCTCTTGAAGAGGAGAAGGTACTCCCATTTAATACGCTTGTAAAAGGAAATCTGGTTACTCCTGATCAAACAGATGTTTATACGTTTAATGTTACAGATCCAAAAGAAGTAGATATTTCTGTGGTAAATGAACAAAATATTGGGATGACATGGGTACTTTATCATGAATCAGACATACAAAATTATGTAGCTTGTGGTGAAGATGAAGGAAATACTATAAAGGGGAAATTCGTAGCGAAACCAGGCAAATATTATTTGAATGTTTATAAATTCGATGATAAAAATGGTGAATATTCATTATTTGTAAAATAA